In Pollutimonas sp. M17, a single genomic region encodes these proteins:
- a CDS encoding ABC transporter ATP-binding protein: protein MILEVDNIHTYYGESHALQGISLALDEGETVCLLGRNGAGKSTTLRSIIGLSAPRSGRVSFQGRDITGQPAYRIARMGVGLVPEDRRIFPGLSVRENLEIAQYRRPGAPRRWTVERIFDEYPMLGELAGQDGATLSGGQQQMLAVARSLMSEPSLLLLDEPNEGLAPVIVKQIGALIDELAKTTTILFTDQSVHFALKHARRAYILEKGMIVHQATSEDLIGDMETQHRYLSV, encoded by the coding sequence ATGATTCTGGAAGTCGACAACATCCATACCTATTACGGCGAAAGCCACGCCTTGCAAGGCATATCGCTGGCGCTGGACGAAGGCGAAACCGTCTGCCTGCTTGGACGCAACGGCGCCGGCAAAAGCACGACGCTGCGCAGCATCATCGGCTTGTCGGCGCCGCGCTCGGGCCGCGTGTCCTTCCAGGGCCGCGACATCACTGGCCAGCCGGCCTACCGCATCGCCCGCATGGGCGTGGGCCTGGTGCCCGAGGACAGGCGCATCTTCCCGGGCTTGAGCGTGCGCGAGAACCTTGAGATCGCGCAGTACCGGCGACCGGGCGCCCCGCGCCGCTGGACCGTGGAGCGCATCTTCGACGAATACCCCATGCTGGGCGAACTGGCGGGGCAGGACGGCGCAACCCTCTCGGGCGGACAGCAGCAGATGCTGGCGGTGGCCCGCTCGCTCATGAGCGAGCCCAGCCTGCTTTTGCTGGACGAGCCCAACGAAGGGCTGGCTCCCGTCATCGTCAAGCAGATCGGCGCGCTGATCGACGAACTGGCCAAGACGACCACCATCCTGTTCACCGATCAGAGCGTGCACTTTGCGCTGAAGCACGCCAGGCGCGCCTACATCCTTGAAAAGGGCATGATCGTTCACCAGGCCACCAGCGAGGATCTGATCGGCGATATGGAAACACAGCATCGCTATTTGTCGGTATGA
- a CDS encoding ABC transporter ATP-binding protein, with protein sequence MTQPILQISNLTKRFGGVAAVSDVSLQVFPRETLAIIGPNGAGKTTFYNMLSGRMHPTSGTIVFQGTDITGLPAHRISRMGVSRSFQINNIFNEMSVRENVEVALTAYHGDSRRWMNIASRNKPIQQEADALLERLSLTEIAAKRAGFISYGDKRLVEIAVVLATRPQLVLLDEPTAGMTPDETHRVTSLVKSLAATGDYTFLITEHDMSVVFDVADRILVMHRGQNLVLGSPQEVKAHPEVRRAYLGDAEEELAS encoded by the coding sequence ATGACACAACCCATCTTGCAGATCAGCAATCTGACCAAGCGCTTCGGCGGCGTCGCCGCGGTGTCCGATGTATCGCTTCAGGTCTTTCCCCGCGAAACGCTGGCCATCATCGGCCCGAACGGCGCGGGCAAGACCACCTTCTACAACATGTTGTCCGGGCGCATGCATCCCACCTCGGGCACCATCGTGTTCCAGGGCACCGACATCACCGGCCTGCCGGCGCACCGCATCAGCCGCATGGGCGTATCCCGGTCGTTCCAGATCAACAACATCTTCAATGAAATGAGCGTGCGCGAGAATGTGGAGGTCGCCCTGACGGCCTACCACGGCGACAGCCGGCGATGGATGAACATCGCCTCGCGCAACAAACCCATTCAGCAAGAGGCGGACGCCCTGCTGGAGCGCCTGTCCCTGACGGAGATCGCCGCCAAGCGGGCGGGCTTCATCAGCTACGGCGACAAGCGACTGGTCGAAATCGCGGTGGTCCTGGCGACCCGGCCGCAGTTGGTGTTGCTGGACGAACCCACGGCCGGCATGACCCCCGATGAAACCCACCGCGTAACGTCCCTGGTCAAGTCCCTGGCCGCGACGGGCGACTACACCTTCCTGATCACCGAGCACGACATGAGCGTGGTGTTCGACGTGGCGGACCGGATACTGGTCATGCACCGCGGCCAGAACCTGGTCCTGGGCTCGCCGCAGGAAGTCAAGGCGCACCCGGAGGTCAGGCGGGCCTACCTTGGCGACGCCGAAGAGGAGCTGGCATCATGA